In Bactrocera oleae isolate idBacOlea1 chromosome 3, idBacOlea1, whole genome shotgun sequence, a genomic segment contains:
- the jhamt gene encoding juvenile hormone acid O-methyltransferase, giving the protein MNLASLYHRASAVQRRDSKQIFQEYIKVMKWRADGLDTIIDIGSGSGNVLMDYIYPLLPPTFKTILSTDISARMVEFARQNYGYIKRAQFEVLDIVCAELPPQLCNRFDHVTSFYCLHWVQDQKRALQNIRQLLRVSGGDCLLVFLANNPIYDVYLELAKTQKWRDYMRDVQQFISPLHSSSDPGAQFSKLLEETGFVDYTVDIRNEIYVYDGTQNVKDNVKAICPFLERMSPAMQEDFLDDIVQCVADMNLREADINTKDFKFIAPYKLVVVYARKPNEFLSTMIEVPERATKRLM; this is encoded by the exons ATGAATCTCGCTTCGCTTTATCACCGCGCCAGCGCTGTGCAGCGCCGCGATTCGAAACAAATCTTTCAAGAATACATAAAAGTCATGAAATGGCGCGCTGACGGTCTTGACACGATCATCGATATCGGTTCCGGTTCGGGTAATGTGCTTATGGACTACATATATCCGCTGCTGCCGCCTACATTCAAAACCATTTTGTCTACAGACATCTCGGCGCGTATGGTGGAATTCGCGCGCCAAAATTACGGTTATATTAAGCGTGCTCAGTTCGAGGTGCTCGATATAGTCTGTGCAGAGTTGCCACCGCAACTTTGCAATCGTTTCGATCATGTCACCTCGTTCTATTGCCTGCATTGGGTGCAAGATCAAAA ACGCGCCTTACAGAATATCCGTCAGCTGTTGCGCGTGAGTGGTGGCGATTGCCTGCTCGTATTTCTCGCAAATAATCCCATATACGATGTGTATCTGGAATTGGCGAAGACGCAAAAATGGCGCGATTATATGCGTGATGTGCAGCAGTTCATCTCACCGTTACACAGCAGCAGTGATCCAGGTGCGCAGTTCAGCAAGTTGTTGGAGGAGACGGGGTTTGTGGACTACACTGTGGATATACGCAATGAGATATACGTTTATGATGGCACACAGAATGTAAAAG ATAATGTGAAGGCGATTTGTCCCTTCTTAGAGCGTATGTCGCCAGCTATGCAGGAGGACTTTCTGGATGATATTGTACAGTGTGTGGCTGACATGAATCTGCGCGAAGCCGATAtcaatacaaaagatttcaaaTTTATTGCGCCGTACAAATTAGTTGTGGTCTATGCGCGAAAGCCGAACGAATTTTTAAGCACAATGATCGAGGTGCCAGAGCGTGCGACAAAGCGTTTGATGTGA